aaatggcagtttgtcatggaatttagaatgcagtggtggatagtgatttattcagtgtgaagcagctcattagtatgcaagccatgctatacgctatatatgcgcatggtcatgtgatgctgtttaaccaatcagaggttgttatatCTCCAAGCCgtgttttttacacacacacacgatcctCGACTTAAAACACTTCGATTTACGACGCacagcatatatacagtatatacaatgtatatacagtaccagtcaaaagtttgagtacacttgctggaaactaggctttttttttcataactgacaatgtttcacgtcgtatacgtttctgtaaatacttgaaaatgaaaacacatgttacaatatacaaaacaaaacataaggagtattaaagcaatgttaaaaaaaaatcttggattcctcaaaatagccaccctttgccttaataacagcctcacaaacacgacatttggttaacaagtttcagcaggaaatcacccgacatgtcttcccagctcttctgcagcaattcccagagatgtagggcacttgtgggtagctttgctttgaatCTTCCGTCCAGTTCgttccatacaagttctatgggattgaggtctggagactgggcaggccaggtcattagattcaGTTATaattcactttccttctttgccagatagttcttgcacaactttgaggtgtgtttccggtcattatcttgctgaagaatgaaggactgcccaactagccgtaatcctgatggaatggcatgcctctgaaatatgctatgatagccatgctggttgagcttgtcatgaacttggtaaagatcaccaactctaacaccagcaaagcaaccccagaccatgtcactgcctcctccatgcttgacagtgcgAACCACACacgcagaactcatgtgctcaccctctctgcgtcttacaaatactcggtggttggacccaaatatttcaaattttgactcattggtccataagaccgacttccactcctcaaatgtccagtttctgtgttttttagcccaggcaagtctcttccttgtattctgcactcttaacaatggtttctttacagcaattcttccagttaggccagcttcatgcagtctcctctgaacagttgatgttgaaacatctgtacttctagtagcatttagctgagcttgtatttcaggggcagttaatcgccggtttcgcagacatGCGACTCGAacgaacttgttctccgattctgggGTCCCAACCTTGGCCTGCCTGACATTGTTCGGTCCTCaagagtgccagtttcttcaaatcgtttgatggtcttggccacagcagttagacAATTGCAAAGTtattgcaatttgtcttaaagattgaccttcatttcttaaagtaattacagactgtcttttttctttgcttaactgagcgtattttgtcattttttgctcccttacattcaggaatgacaaacttgtgcctatgctacctatatttatagtaatcatggaccctcacctgttaacaataattggtgataaaaggttaattaggtaatatgctagttaactcagagaacatctaacaaagacacttatatttttgttctaacaccgtgttatatacatttcagacttttaactgacttgggcttcagactgaaatcccattgcttgggtgaccatttcactgaaattgacaagatttacattttcatttaaaaattacatttttgaatgcaattcacttatgattatcagcttatataagtacatgtatcacataatgatattaagtgtttatagacaaggttatacagttaaaagcatacataatcatgaaaaacctggtttcaagcaggtgtactcaaacttttgactggtactgtatattgttgaaaaaaaaattctatggttTCTGACATACTTtgtaatgttccccagagtgttctgaaaaaaggacaccatttccaagatgctactgtaaaaaacaatatttttatgtGAATTTTTATAAGGAgccaaatacagccaaaaaacacctggtcctggtggagcatcccactgaaaaatgcttggtcctgaaaagTTTAAAGAGCTCTCTCAGTAACTCCCAATGCCTACTCATTGGTTGAGTGCATGCTGGGCCTGTGTGACCTGCAGTGACACACCCATAAATCTGGTTTGTTCACAAGTGAGCAGATGGGCAGTTGCTGTCAGTTTTATACACATACTTGTGTTGTGTGTACAGATGCGATAATTAGGGCccttagattttaaaaaatagataaataaatctcAAATTTTAATTCCATTTCACTGGGTTGTTATAACTTGAGAAGTGGTGACACTGATTTGGATTAAAGCATCCCTATCAAGCAAGGAAAATGAAAGCAGTACCTCACAACTCTGCCACCGGTTTGGAATGTTTGGCCTGAGCTTCTGCTCACAAACCACTTTCCTCATTTCCTCAACAGAAGGATCTGAAGGAACCAGGTCATAATATGGAAGCTGATAGTCTTCATGAATTCCtaggttgaaaaataaaaacatattcaataCATGTATGCCTTTGGGggtccagtgttttttttttttttttttttaaatataacacattAGATGGTGTTTAGTCTCCATTTTGATGGGGTGGTGGTTATGAGGACAACTTTTGGAATATTTTAGTTCATcagttcaatttttttaaatatgctgcatCTTGGAGACTGCCAGCCCcagttcttttttctgttttgttgcaGACAGAAAAAGAGACACAGAAGTACTTCAAGCATCAGTTACAAAGTAGCAGCTAGTTAAATTATAAATCTGCAGTTCTGTAAATCTTCATGATTCATGATCttcaaaattaaacacacacacacacacacacactggtaaaCTAAAAACAGACTATAGATATTACAGGTTACGGTTttccaaaatgtgtttaattgatcGAAATATTGGATCTAAATACCACTGTCCTTTAAATCACAAAATAGGGCCCTATCAGGTATTGTACATATATTTTATTGACATAAAGGCACTAGAGTCATTTGCACTTGATTTTCATGACCTTGTTTCTCAAACTTTAAATGATCAGTGACATGATCTAGACCCATAACTGTTAGAGCTACTGTTTCAGAATGAAGCACAGGTTTAGCAAAAGTCATAAAGATTTCAAAAGGTCAGGATTATTTGTTAGTTGAAAGAGCAGCTGCAACAAGTGTGCAACCAAAATCTTTACCGATTCCAGAGTTGAATCAATATATTACTTACCACCAATCGAGCACCTCCGTGCTATTTCCCAGAACACCAGTCCCATAGCATAGATGTCAGCCCTCTTAAAGGactcaaaatgtttcatatttatgGAATCGTCAAGGACTTCTGGGGCCATATATCTGTTGAAAAAAGGTTAGGAAGGTTTTTGGAGTGGTTACATTTTTACACCCAGTAAAGCAACTATGAGGCTTTAGAAAATGCAGACAATCAAGCACTTAGAGTGTTTTTAGAAGCAACTGTTAAAATGTGGAGGATAAGTTGGCTGTTTTGCAATTCTCTCAGTCTGTTTAAGGGTCATCCTAAAGCAGGCTGATGTTGCATCCTGGTAGCAGTACCTACCTATACCACTACAAACTGAGATCTCTTACTATCCAAAACACTAGTAAACATTTGaagggtttccatgcagtttagaaacacTCAAATTATCTCTTCATTATTGCAAGAATGTGACGCAGCATGCACGTACCTCATGCTATAGGAAGTGTGCGGCCAAAACACAGTATGGGTAAAAAGCTGCACAAAATGACCATGAGAACATGTCTGAAAGCCATACCGTATTTTCATGAGACTCAAGCAGTGAAGATCCTGTTTGTGACGTAACTTTATACTTTAACTAATGGCCATACCAAGTAACTACATTTACTACTGAAATCTGACAAAATAAAGATGAAAGTGAGAAGTAAAATTAAAGCTCAAAAGTGGCAGGAATCTGGGGTCCAATGCAGTGTTGGATATTTTGCTCTTGAACCcaattgaatgaagttaagattcaggttacacctgaaattagaatgtattggtataccaaataataagtgaactttaactgctggtttcacaaacccagagatgccaaTACCTGAGTGAACAAAACACCTGCCAAGCAAAATaaggcaaatgtgtttttttttgtttttgttttttttttgttttgttttttaagacaaGTCAGGATGGTAAATAGGGTCTTGAAACTTGATGCACGTATCAAGTCAAATAGTTACATATAAATTTAGTTTAGAGTTAAATCTATAGTACTAAACCACTtcatatttgaattttttttttttttttttttttttaaacttaaaggGTCCGTgtacaacttttaaaaaatcttaacgttctgttaataaaaaagtttaaaatgatctCTTAATATTTCACCCCGTTGTCTATGCTATGGGAACAATATTTACAATTCGCTGGATCACCATGTTTTTCTCCATCAACATCCGTTCACAAAGAAAATGCAGATGACAGGCTGTAGTTACTGTGACGAGTATTTATTCTgtctacatgttttctgcagagaacATGGCTTTCCAACGTCTTGTATAATCTTGATCCATAATGTTTTAAATCTGCAATGTGCATTACCACATTTCCTGGGACatcatttttcaaaaacattatccTGTGGGTGTTTCTACTTGTTCTTACTTCTTTCCATAAACACTGTTACTTTTCTTTCAAACCAGTCCCACCTAAActtgttcttttatttctgtCTCAAGTTCTAATATTTTTGCCATTTCCTGCAATGTGAACTGTAGCACTGTACCCTAACTGTTTAATTAACAATACTTGTTGTAGACCAACGAAACTTGCCAAGACCGCCTTCTGCAAACACTAATGGGGtacataatgtaaaaacaaccgCTGTCACGAAATTGCgccttattttttcattttatgtaaaagtaaaatacaaaaataaaatgcagaccTCACCAACTTTCAAAAATGTgtaatagctttaaaaaatttaaacaagaataaaaaaaaaaaaaaaaacactgggaacaCACCCCTCAATTTTTTCACCTCAGATCTGCATTGATCACATCAACAACGTCGGGGGAAAACTGCTAATCAGCGgtggaaaaaataagcatacagtacttagagacctcttcatttagtttttttttttggtgacacgATTTATTCAACGTTTAAAACAAATGCCttttgactcataaaatgatagtgctttagtGGAGACTTATGACTGTCATGTTTGCCACATTATAAGAACACAAACATAATTCCAGCAACTTAAATCAGCTTTCAAATGGTTGAAGTTTTGCATTAAGATGTACATGATTCAAGAGGACAAGCAGAAAAAAGAGCCGCATACATGTAAATTCCAACGACATGtctttttacctttttgttcccaCTCTGTGATTTGGAGCAATGTCAATAGTGTCTGTAGCTGAATCATGTCTTACTGCCAGACCTAAATCCGCTATGCAGCATGTCCCATTCTtttttactaaaatgtttttCGACTTTAGATCTCTGTGAGCAATTGCCGGTTTGCCTGTAAAAGAAAACCAGAATTCAGAAATATGAGATCATAATATATCAGACTGTATCCTTGACATCATTAGGCATATTATCTACAAACTCTTGAATGTAGGATAAAACAAGAGTTGCTCCAGTCTAGCATGACTTTAGATACAATACACACCTTTGGTACAGTATGTGATACTTGTAATACATGAAAAATGTCACCtaatgctatgcaataggagtttatTGCCTAGTTTCTTGGACACGGCTACATAGCCTAGCAAACAAATTGTTTCATTATTTCTAGCACTCCACCCCACCATCATGTTCAAGCTCTCCTGTAAATTATTAATACACATGAGCAGCAACACTGCAGATTTCTGCAAAGCACTAACTATGCAGTTCTATTTGCAGGGTGACATAAGCATGACCATACTTGAGTATTCATCCTTCTTAATGgaatattacagtaataaatgcTGAAAGCCTCTCTGTGCACAGTCTCCTTAACATATTACATTTGCTATCTTTTCtgaacataattacattttaccttTAGAAAGCGGTTTTAtattacacatctttttttttttttagagaagttCAAAAATGGGAAAGGTAAAAACAACTTGCAGCCACGCACCTTGAGTTCCTACAATCTCCATGTGAAGATGGGCGAGTCCACTAGCAGTGGACAGGGACAGTTTAATCATGCCCTCTACAGTAACTGTATATctatttaaataatcaaaaagtGATCCATGCTCATGGTAATCTGACACGAGCCACAACTGAGTCCAAGTTCCATTATCTGGAAGagaaaaagaacattgctaaAGACGTCACAGACCATGTTTTAGTTGCCCCATTCCCTCAGTTTTCTGACTAATAAGGCTAAATTATTGGGTACCATACCTATAACAAAATCCAAACTGCTTGCACTCAAAGCAGCAGTATGCAGCTGATTGTAATGGTTGTCAAACAACAACTggcttattaatttaaaaaggggATACATATTTACTACATTAATACTACTGGAATAAGAGACATGACAAGATTATATTTACAAGTACATTTTGTATTAACCCATTTAATGCTGCACACCTGTATACTAGTTTAGGAAAGACACCATAAAAAATATGCAGCCATTCCTAAGGTACAATAGAAGAGTACACAACTAATTCTAAGGTTATTTTGTGctgcaaattataataaaataaaatcatcagAAGCTAGTTGTTGTGGTTAATTCTCTTGTAATTTGATAAGCAGATCTTAATCTTAGTCTGTAGAAGTACAAATGAGCAACAGGTATGTAAAGACAGAGGGACAGGCTCCTCCTTATAGCCCCATATTCAGTTAAGCGCAtttagttttgttacatttttttaaaaaaagtagttcTATGCATAAGaagttatttaattgtatttgtgcattcattagcttttggaaataaatgcataaaaaaaaaaaaaaaaaatgttttaaggcCTACTTGTGGCAACCTACAACCCTGCCATACAGCAATACATAAAATCAATTGATAAATACATATTCCTCCAAGCTCATTTATTATGGGTGTGCTTTTATTCAAACTTTAATTTGTCGCAAGATGTCAGGACTGCCAGTTGCATAGTTTGGATGTTTACATAGAAACACATCTAACCTTTGTTGTCTGCTGCGATGAACCCAAGGATATTTTCATGACGCAACATGACAGTTTGGTAAATTTCTGCTTCACGGAACCATGAGCGCTCTTCACGAGAAGAGAAAATTTTGACAGCAACTTCTTCTCCTCTCCACTTGCCCCGCCAGACTTCTCCAAAGCGGCCCTTTCCAATGCTCTCTTGCAAAACGATGGTTCTGGCAATTGTTCTTTGTACCAGTAAAGgtagacctaaaaaaaaaaaaaaaaatcctattatgAGTTCCTTTCTTCAAACACTGTACTATAAAGACAACTACCTTCTGgaaacaaatatgttaaaaataatatatgaCCTCAATTTGACAatcatattaggtcagaggtcaaagtTAATGGTAA
This Polyodon spathula isolate WHYD16114869_AA chromosome 3, ASM1765450v1, whole genome shotgun sequence DNA region includes the following protein-coding sequences:
- the LOC121313088 gene encoding TGF-beta receptor type-1-like — translated: MDAVRCCLTAIILLFGTGLSETEALLCFCHHCTKDNFTCETDGLCFVSVTQTPTKVTQRSMCMAGNELFPPDRPFICIPSSKGLANTWPHCCNTDFCNKDPPLVPPSEIADESSAPSLGPVALAAAIAGPVCLVCILLMLTIYICVSRSVIHHRVPNEEDPSLDRPFITQGTTLKNLIYDLTTSGSGSGLPLLVQRTIARTIVLQESIGKGRFGEVWRGKWRGEEVAVKIFSSREERSWFREAEIYQTVMLRHENILGFIAADNKDNGTWTQLWLVSDYHEHGSLFDYLNRYTVTVEGMIKLSLSTASGLAHLHMEIVGTQGKPAIAHRDLKSKNILVKKNGTCCIADLGLAVRHDSATDTIDIAPNHRVGTKRYMAPEVLDDSINMKHFESFKRADIYAMGLVFWEIARRCSIGGIHEDYQLPYYDLVPSDPSVEEMRKVVCEQKLRPNIPNRWQSCEALRVMAKIMRECWYANGAARLTALRIKKTLSQLSQQEGIKM